A genomic window from Cloacibacillus evryensis DSM 19522 includes:
- the rlmB gene encoding 23S rRNA (guanosine(2251)-2'-O)-methyltransferase RlmB, which produces MTNDRRERERRGGADRRNERAPSEDICWGRNPVIALLEGDPERCMKVLVSKGAQPHIKAKITELCRANGIIFQNVEGAALDRLTNGENHQGVAAYTAQMKLWEAEDLLASLPAAPAPVLLLLCDHLQDPHNLGAVIRSAEAAGAAAVMIPKRGGCLPTGTVVKTSAGAALRLPVVKVGNISQTIKLLQEADFWVTGLAMEGRETLFKEDLPPRSVIVVGAEGEGLGTAVTKACDDIRFIPMLGATGSLNASVAASLAMFEWSRSRRPSAQ; this is translated from the coding sequence ATGACTAACGACAGAAGAGAACGCGAGAGGCGCGGCGGCGCGGATAGGAGAAACGAGCGCGCGCCGTCTGAGGATATCTGCTGGGGGCGCAATCCCGTGATCGCGCTGCTCGAGGGGGACCCGGAGCGTTGTATGAAGGTGCTTGTCTCCAAAGGCGCGCAGCCCCATATAAAAGCTAAAATCACGGAGCTATGCCGCGCGAACGGCATAATATTCCAGAATGTCGAGGGCGCGGCGCTCGACCGGCTGACGAACGGCGAGAACCACCAGGGCGTCGCGGCCTACACCGCGCAGATGAAGCTCTGGGAGGCGGAAGATCTGCTGGCCTCGCTGCCGGCGGCGCCAGCGCCCGTGCTGCTGCTGCTCTGCGACCACCTGCAGGACCCGCACAACCTCGGCGCGGTGATCAGAAGCGCGGAGGCCGCGGGCGCGGCGGCGGTGATGATACCGAAACGCGGCGGCTGCCTGCCGACGGGGACCGTCGTCAAGACGAGCGCCGGCGCGGCGCTGCGGCTGCCCGTCGTCAAAGTCGGAAATATTTCGCAGACGATAAAACTGCTTCAGGAGGCGGACTTCTGGGTGACGGGACTCGCGATGGAGGGGCGTGAAACGCTCTTCAAAGAGGACCTGCCGCCGCGCAGCGTCATCGTCGTCGGCGCGGAGGGCGAAGGTCTCGGCACGGCGGTGACCAAGGCCTGCGACGATATCCGTTTCATCCCGATGCTGGGGGCGACGGGTTCGCTCAACGCCTCCGTCGCCGCGAGCCTCGCGATGTTCGAGTGGTCGCGGTCGCGGCGGCCGTCGGCGCAATAA
- a CDS encoding Crp/Fnr family transcriptional regulator has product MEDDKKIDRTCDDQIRHLYYLPQGIARLEELGEVIRVGRDYELNRVDEVPEYCYLVKEGRVICYELTFGGEQRIYSFMEPNSVFLEECMLVDKPSPVLFKTMVPSTLVRIHKCALKHAFKHDIDIVMDICKSMAGKFLSAMGQIRCGQQKSAEWKICRLLQIFMEHYGTGYDGKILIAEKLSQQTIADMLGMNRVTVSKKFKELRDISLLEQINCYLCVRSAEALQKHMELMK; this is encoded by the coding sequence GTGGAGGATGACAAGAAGATCGACCGGACGTGCGACGACCAGATACGCCATCTATACTATCTGCCGCAGGGGATCGCGCGGCTCGAGGAGCTCGGCGAGGTGATCCGGGTCGGCAGGGATTACGAACTCAACAGGGTGGACGAGGTGCCGGAATACTGCTACCTCGTGAAGGAGGGGCGCGTCATCTGCTACGAGCTGACCTTTGGCGGCGAACAGCGCATCTACAGCTTCATGGAGCCGAATTCCGTCTTTCTCGAGGAATGTATGCTGGTCGACAAGCCGAGTCCCGTCCTCTTCAAGACGATGGTGCCCTCGACGCTCGTGCGCATTCATAAATGCGCGCTGAAGCACGCCTTCAAACATGATATCGATATCGTGATGGACATTTGCAAATCGATGGCGGGGAAATTTCTCTCCGCGATGGGGCAAATACGCTGCGGGCAGCAAAAATCCGCGGAATGGAAGATATGCCGCCTGCTGCAGATCTTTATGGAGCATTACGGCACCGGCTACGACGGGAAGATCCTCATCGCCGAGAAGCTCAGCCAACAGACGATCGCCGACATGCTCGGCATGAACCGCGTGACGGTCTCGAAGAAATTCAAAGAGCTGCGCGACATATCCCTGCTCGAACAGATAAACTGCTACCTCTGCGTCAGAAGCGCCGAAGCCCTGCAAAAGCACATGGAACTGATGAAATAA
- a CDS encoding FAD binding domain-containing protein, with translation MTLPNFNYIAAKSLVEASELAAAQAGRCVLMAGGTDVILLLKENVLKGVESVIDLKNIPGIDGLEFIEGEGLRVGALTKLYAIQNSPLVREKMPAVADAAHYVASSQIRRKGTMAGNICNASPSADTAPILVAMNATVAAYGKNGGREIPAGEFFTGVKRTCLDKAAGEIVTEIKIPELKPQEGSAYFKHSVRKAMDLAIIGVAAWVRMEGSRVADCRIAMGGVGVTPLRAKEAERMLIGGEAGDDLFERAGAAASQECRPISDVRASAEYRVDMVRVYTKRALKKALETLKA, from the coding sequence ATGACTTTGCCGAATTTTAACTATATCGCCGCCAAAAGTCTCGTGGAGGCCTCGGAGCTCGCGGCCGCCCAGGCCGGCAGATGCGTGCTGATGGCTGGCGGGACTGACGTGATCCTGCTGCTCAAGGAGAACGTTTTGAAGGGCGTGGAGAGCGTCATTGACCTGAAAAACATCCCGGGGATAGACGGGCTGGAGTTTATCGAGGGCGAGGGACTGCGCGTCGGCGCGCTCACGAAGCTCTACGCGATCCAGAACTCGCCGCTGGTGCGCGAAAAGATGCCGGCCGTCGCCGACGCCGCGCACTATGTCGCCTCAAGCCAGATACGCCGCAAGGGGACGATGGCCGGCAACATCTGCAACGCCTCGCCCTCGGCCGATACCGCGCCGATATTGGTGGCGATGAACGCGACAGTCGCAGCCTACGGCAAAAACGGCGGGCGCGAGATACCGGCCGGGGAGTTTTTCACCGGCGTAAAGCGGACCTGCCTCGACAAGGCTGCGGGGGAGATCGTTACGGAGATAAAGATACCTGAGCTCAAGCCGCAGGAGGGCTCGGCCTACTTCAAGCACTCCGTGCGCAAGGCGATGGATCTCGCGATCATCGGAGTCGCCGCCTGGGTGCGGATGGAGGGCTCACGGGTCGCCGACTGCCGCATCGCCATGGGCGGCGTCGGCGTGACGCCGCTGCGCGCGAAAGAGGCGGAGCGGATGCTGATCGGCGGCGAGGCGGGCGACGACCTGTTCGAGAGGGCCGGAGCCGCCGCCTCGCAGGAATGCCGTCCGATCTCCGACGTGCGCGCCTCGGCGGAATACAGGGTGGATATGGTGCGCGTCTACACGAAGCGCGCCCTTAAAAAGGCGCTCGAGACGCTGAAGGCTTAA
- a CDS encoding (2Fe-2S)-binding protein, whose product MKRIIKFKLNGEDIEELVQDNITMVDFLRQQMHMTGTKRGCEEGECGACTILLDGAAVDSCLMLAVEAAGREVVTIEGVMKDGVLHPLQREFMDKWALQCGFCTPGMIMSALSLLHENPHPMEHEIRDAIAGNLCRCTGYTKIVEAIDSAAKILERQANA is encoded by the coding sequence ATGAAAAGGATCATAAAATTCAAGCTCAACGGCGAGGATATCGAAGAGCTGGTACAGGACAACATTACGATGGTCGATTTTCTGCGCCAGCAGATGCACATGACGGGGACGAAACGCGGCTGCGAAGAGGGCGAATGCGGCGCCTGCACCATCCTGCTGGACGGCGCGGCGGTCGACTCCTGCCTGATGCTCGCCGTCGAGGCGGCGGGGCGCGAGGTCGTCACCATCGAGGGCGTCATGAAGGACGGCGTCCTCCACCCGCTGCAGAGGGAGTTCATGGACAAGTGGGCCCTGCAGTGCGGCTTCTGCACGCCGGGCATGATCATGTCCGCCCTCTCGCTGCTGCATGAAAACCCACACCCGATGGAGCACGAGATCCGCGACGCGATCGCCGGCAACCTTTGCCGCTGTACGGGCTATACGAAGATCGTCGAGGCGATCGACTCCGCGGCGAAGATACTCGAAAGGCAGGCGAATGCATAA
- a CDS encoding xanthine dehydrogenase family protein molybdopterin-binding subunit: protein MAIKSKEYYAEIESVYKKPEDYELAGKGNAYVRIDAEAKVTGRAVYTDDVDLPGMYYCKLVHSPYAHALIKSIDFTEALRLPGVKGVLTGRDFPEGHNLGNPEAFKELADKEPLCRKKVRMIGDEVAAVCAVTEDIAAEAAALVKVEYEPLPVVLDPFDSMQPEAEPIHYPGTNNLSIFTTMRAGEPDKAFAEAYYTDRHYYKTQEMVHAAIEPHGAAAKYENGEWTVWTTTQGAYVSRFWIAWGLGVPESQVRVIKPMVGGGFGGKLDVFAHELCPCKFAQMTGHPVKCVLKRDEVFTCTRTRHPISFEIESAFTKEGKMLAKRCKHILDGGAYGGSGIAANTLSLICATFPYKVENIDMTARRPYTNHPASGAMRGYSACQVHFAHEIHMDEVANALGIDPLELRRKNEITPYYTGPTGLEFTSCKFDECLVACADAIGWAERDKYPIGSGEAVGLSGSGFMSGTGFPVLVTPHYCSASTIVRLNREGYAVVFCGANDIGQGCDTVMTMIVAEELGLRMDEVKLVQSDTTTTPWDAGSFGSRVTFLGGNACRRAVGDAKLKLLSHWAEEWGCKPSDIKMKDHRVFIEGDAEKNISYNEACFGYEERNFGRCVAGVGSFAHEGDKDIYVKNVGNYAPAYSFSASAAKVKVDMETGGVELEDFVFGHDCGRALNIRAVEGQIEGSVLLGLGFSCFEECVYSKEGKHLNPSFRDYRFPTALDMPPIKTIICSEADPEGPMGAKEAGEGSTAPVGSAIGNAVNYATGLTLRELPITPERIWRALKERERTGKTAFGAEDLRDKFNNMPPLPERK, encoded by the coding sequence ATGGCGATAAAGTCAAAGGAATATTACGCCGAGATCGAAAGCGTCTATAAAAAGCCCGAGGACTACGAGCTGGCGGGCAAGGGCAACGCCTACGTGCGCATCGACGCCGAGGCGAAGGTGACGGGGCGCGCCGTCTACACCGACGACGTCGACCTGCCCGGCATGTATTACTGCAAACTCGTCCACAGCCCCTACGCGCACGCGCTCATCAAAAGCATCGACTTTACCGAGGCGCTCCGGCTGCCGGGTGTCAAGGGCGTGCTCACGGGACGCGACTTTCCCGAAGGGCACAACCTCGGCAACCCCGAAGCCTTCAAGGAGCTGGCCGACAAGGAGCCGCTCTGCCGTAAAAAGGTGCGCATGATCGGCGACGAGGTCGCCGCCGTCTGCGCCGTAACTGAGGATATCGCCGCGGAGGCCGCCGCGCTCGTTAAGGTCGAATACGAGCCGCTGCCGGTCGTCCTCGACCCCTTCGACTCGATGCAGCCGGAGGCGGAGCCGATCCACTATCCGGGCACTAACAATCTTTCGATCTTCACGACGATGAGGGCGGGCGAACCGGACAAAGCCTTCGCCGAGGCCTATTACACCGACCGGCATTACTATAAGACGCAGGAGATGGTCCACGCCGCCATCGAGCCGCACGGCGCGGCGGCGAAATACGAGAACGGCGAGTGGACCGTCTGGACGACGACGCAGGGGGCCTATGTGAGCCGTTTCTGGATCGCCTGGGGGCTCGGCGTGCCCGAGAGCCAGGTGCGCGTCATCAAGCCGATGGTCGGCGGCGGCTTCGGCGGCAAGCTCGACGTATTCGCGCACGAGCTCTGCCCCTGCAAATTCGCGCAGATGACGGGCCATCCCGTGAAATGCGTGCTCAAGCGCGACGAAGTCTTCACCTGCACGCGCACGCGCCATCCGATATCCTTTGAGATCGAAAGCGCCTTCACCAAGGAGGGCAAGATGCTCGCCAAACGCTGCAAGCACATTCTCGACGGCGGCGCCTACGGCGGCTCGGGCATCGCGGCGAACACACTCTCGCTTATCTGCGCCACCTTCCCCTATAAGGTGGAAAACATCGACATGACGGCGAGACGCCCTTACACGAACCATCCCGCCTCGGGCGCGATGCGCGGCTACTCCGCCTGTCAGGTGCACTTCGCCCACGAGATACATATGGACGAGGTGGCCAACGCGCTCGGCATCGACCCGCTCGAATTGCGCCGCAAGAATGAGATCACTCCCTACTATACGGGGCCGACGGGGCTGGAGTTCACCTCCTGCAAGTTCGACGAGTGCCTTGTGGCCTGCGCAGACGCCATCGGCTGGGCCGAGAGGGACAAATATCCCATCGGCAGCGGCGAGGCTGTCGGCCTCTCCGGCTCTGGCTTTATGTCGGGAACGGGCTTCCCCGTCCTCGTCACGCCGCATTACTGCTCGGCATCGACGATCGTGCGCCTCAACCGCGAGGGCTACGCCGTCGTCTTCTGCGGCGCGAACGACATCGGACAGGGCTGCGACACCGTAATGACGATGATCGTCGCCGAAGAGCTCGGCCTGCGCATGGACGAGGTCAAGCTCGTGCAGTCCGACACCACGACGACGCCGTGGGACGCCGGCTCCTTCGGCTCACGCGTCACCTTCCTCGGCGGCAACGCCTGCCGCCGCGCCGTCGGCGACGCGAAACTCAAACTGCTCTCGCACTGGGCCGAGGAGTGGGGCTGCAAGCCCTCGGACATCAAGATGAAGGACCACCGAGTCTTCATCGAGGGCGACGCGGAGAAGAACATCTCCTACAACGAGGCCTGCTTCGGCTACGAGGAGAGGAACTTTGGCCGCTGCGTCGCCGGCGTCGGTTCCTTCGCGCACGAGGGCGACAAGGATATCTATGTGAAAAACGTCGGCAACTACGCGCCGGCCTATTCCTTCTCCGCCTCGGCGGCGAAGGTCAAGGTCGATATGGAGACCGGCGGCGTCGAGCTCGAGGACTTCGTCTTCGGCCATGACTGCGGGCGCGCGCTGAACATCCGCGCCGTCGAGGGGCAGATAGAAGGTTCGGTCCTGCTCGGTCTAGGCTTCAGCTGTTTTGAGGAGTGCGTCTACAGCAAAGAGGGAAAACATCTGAACCCGAGCTTCCGCGACTACCGTTTCCCGACGGCGCTCGACATGCCGCCGATCAAGACGATCATCTGCAGCGAGGCCGACCCCGAGGGGCCGATGGGCGCGAAGGAGGCGGGCGAAGGCAGCACCGCGCCGGTCGGTTCGGCCATCGGCAACGCCGTCAACTACGCGACCGGGCTCACGCTGCGCGAGCTGCCGATCACGCCGGAGCGCATCTGGCGCGCGCTGAAGGAGCGCGAGCGCACGGGAAAGACGGCTTTCGGCGCGGAGGATCTGCGCGATAAGTTTAACAACATGCCGCCGCTCCCCGAGCGTAAATAG
- a CDS encoding vWA domain-containing protein, producing the protein MDDKEWEVSAAQIKKAHGYSAPESQLRLAETAREAGELAREILRLSRDTLLINLRFLESALIRFVPENDTVTAEMATDGRFLYYNSAHVCRRFLKGRQTPARDYLHIVLHCLFRHLFVGAKVNPDLWDLACDIAVENVICGLGLRSLYCEREERQARLLRKLRGELPHLSAERIYRWLREQSFPIIECERLRADFYADDHKIWHKPPELTGGSGKGDTRDSAEPQAGEEREISGLDDQGDEAAAPPEPGEEGEPAGAGGVAADENRAGESGDSAAGLGDDEKSREPALTPKETEEMWREVSRRIEVDLETFSGSWGENAGGITQALSEINREKCDYAAFLRRFAALGENIEVNDEEFDYIFYTYGLSLYKRMPLIEALEYKEVRRVREFVVALDTSESVAGALVQKFVEKTWNILKQTENFFTRVNVHIIQCGARVEEDAKITSQEEFDAYMRRMSLRGFGGTDFRPLFEYVDGLIKRNEFTNFKGLIYFTDGYGDFPAMPPEYETAFVFIDQGRKAPAVPVWAIRLLLSEDEIDEL; encoded by the coding sequence ATGGACGACAAAGAGTGGGAGGTCAGCGCCGCTCAGATAAAAAAGGCGCACGGCTATTCGGCGCCCGAGAGCCAGCTCCGCCTTGCCGAGACGGCGCGCGAGGCGGGGGAGCTGGCGCGTGAGATACTGCGCCTCTCCCGCGACACGTTGCTCATCAACCTGCGCTTCCTGGAATCGGCGCTCATAAGGTTTGTGCCGGAGAACGACACCGTCACCGCCGAAATGGCCACGGACGGACGCTTTCTCTATTACAATTCCGCGCACGTCTGCCGCCGCTTCCTGAAGGGGCGGCAGACGCCGGCGCGGGATTATCTGCATATCGTGCTGCACTGTCTCTTCCGCCATCTTTTCGTCGGCGCGAAGGTCAATCCCGACCTCTGGGATCTCGCATGCGACATCGCGGTGGAGAACGTCATCTGCGGCCTCGGCCTCCGGTCCCTTTATTGTGAAAGAGAGGAACGCCAGGCGCGGCTGCTCCGCAAGCTGCGCGGCGAGCTGCCGCACCTTTCGGCGGAGCGGATTTATCGCTGGCTGCGGGAGCAGAGCTTTCCCATTATCGAATGCGAGCGGCTGCGCGCCGACTTCTATGCCGACGATCACAAGATATGGCACAAACCGCCGGAGCTGACAGGCGGTTCGGGAAAAGGCGATACGCGCGACAGCGCCGAACCGCAGGCCGGCGAAGAGCGGGAGATCAGCGGGCTTGACGACCAGGGGGACGAGGCCGCCGCGCCGCCTGAACCCGGCGAAGAGGGGGAGCCGGCGGGGGCCGGCGGCGTGGCTGCGGACGAAAACCGCGCCGGGGAAAGCGGCGACAGCGCCGCCGGCTTGGGAGATGACGAGAAGAGCCGCGAGCCGGCGCTGACGCCCAAGGAGACGGAAGAGATGTGGCGGGAGGTATCGCGGCGCATCGAAGTCGACCTCGAGACCTTTTCCGGCAGCTGGGGTGAAAACGCTGGCGGCATCACGCAGGCCCTCTCGGAGATAAACCGCGAGAAGTGCGACTACGCGGCCTTTCTGCGCCGTTTCGCGGCGCTCGGAGAGAATATTGAGGTCAACGACGAGGAGTTCGACTATATCTTTTATACCTACGGGCTCTCGTTATATAAAAGAATGCCGCTCATTGAGGCGCTCGAGTATAAGGAGGTGCGGCGCGTGCGTGAATTCGTCGTCGCGCTCGACACCTCGGAATCGGTCGCGGGCGCTCTCGTGCAGAAGTTCGTTGAGAAGACGTGGAACATCCTCAAGCAGACGGAAAACTTTTTCACGCGGGTCAACGTGCACATCATCCAGTGCGGCGCGCGCGTCGAAGAGGACGCGAAGATCACGAGCCAGGAGGAGTTCGACGCCTATATGCGCCGCATGTCGCTCAGGGGTTTCGGCGGCACGGACTTCCGTCCGCTCTTTGAATATGTGGACGGACTTATAAAGAGAAATGAATTTACCAACTTTAAGGGGCTGATCTACTTCACCGACGGCTACGGCGATTTTCCCGCCATGCCGCCGGAGTACGAGACGGCCTTCGTCTTTATCGACCAGGGGCGCAAAGCTCCCGCGGTCCCCGTCTGGGCGATACGGCTGCTGCTCTCCGAGGACGAGATAGATGAACTGTGA
- a CDS encoding leucine-rich repeat domain-containing protein: MNCERKSSAMKNGDFEIKDGVLVRYHGEERFVGLPPGLLAVGEGAFRDCRSLEEVYIPDGVAEIGREAFQWCANLKRVAAPASVTEVGRGAFAGTPYYKFYCENETEWREDFLFIGRCLVKARRNLRRAAIPEGTAAIAADAFAERVLLNELSIPRSVSRIGWRAFADCTGLTRAHIPDGVRLLGWHCFKGCSRLLEASFEEGTEEIENGIFSGCRSLRRVEFPASLKRLGGWAFFGCGNLEEVCFKGELAAVGERAFSGCAGLRRAELPESVEVIGVDAFYDCTNVELRLPRGLRRLERRAFAGARSLAEPALPPSLEYLGEGVFSGCGSIEKVTVPAKVKKIPGHAFGGCEKLAKLTLEEGVAEVGPYAFAGCRALRGLAVPEGVTEIGEGAFANCRALEKIKLPKSLSRLGEKAFASCPSLREAEMPEEIAEIGGGLFDGCRALADEEGFVIIDGVCYGCQRTAFELVLPAGVRAVASGAFRDGAGYRGVTLPESVERAGVRAFAGCAELRRLVLPEKVKALGPEPFAGCSSLLVVEAPGIAPRGFDEERARLAAALGFCGAEERYRGGVARSYSVYAEEEKENLLNAAIDNGLADAAAYFTRRALLSAAEFRAALERAQRKKEAEIVALLLAYGNDKLRGEDIFAKYSLDD, translated from the coding sequence ATGAACTGTGAACGGAAATCATCGGCGATGAAAAACGGCGATTTTGAGATAAAAGACGGCGTACTGGTAAGGTATCACGGCGAAGAGCGCTTCGTCGGGCTGCCGCCCGGGCTCTTGGCCGTCGGCGAGGGGGCTTTCCGCGACTGCCGCTCGCTCGAGGAGGTCTATATCCCCGATGGCGTGGCGGAGATAGGGCGCGAAGCCTTTCAATGGTGCGCGAACCTGAAGCGCGTGGCGGCCCCGGCGAGCGTGACGGAGGTGGGGCGCGGCGCCTTCGCCGGCACGCCCTACTATAAATTTTACTGCGAAAACGAGACGGAGTGGCGCGAGGACTTCCTCTTCATCGGCAGATGCCTCGTCAAGGCACGCCGCAACCTGCGCCGCGCCGCGATCCCCGAAGGGACGGCGGCGATCGCGGCGGACGCCTTCGCTGAGCGCGTGCTGCTTAACGAGCTCTCGATCCCGCGAAGCGTCTCCCGTATCGGCTGGCGCGCCTTCGCCGACTGTACGGGGCTCACGCGCGCGCACATCCCCGACGGCGTCAGGCTGCTGGGCTGGCACTGCTTCAAGGGCTGCTCGCGCTTGCTGGAGGCCTCCTTTGAAGAGGGGACGGAAGAGATAGAGAACGGCATCTTCTCCGGCTGCCGCAGCCTGCGGCGCGTCGAATTCCCCGCGAGCCTCAAGAGACTTGGCGGCTGGGCCTTCTTCGGCTGCGGCAATCTTGAGGAGGTCTGCTTCAAGGGAGAGCTGGCGGCGGTCGGCGAGCGCGCCTTTTCCGGCTGCGCGGGCCTGCGCCGCGCGGAGCTGCCTGAGAGCGTCGAAGTCATCGGCGTCGACGCCTTCTATGACTGTACGAACGTAGAACTGCGGCTGCCGCGCGGGCTGCGGCGGCTGGAACGCCGCGCCTTCGCGGGCGCGCGCAGCCTCGCGGAGCCCGCGCTGCCGCCGTCGCTCGAATACCTCGGCGAAGGCGTCTTCAGCGGCTGCGGGAGCATAGAAAAAGTGACGGTCCCCGCGAAGGTGAAAAAAATTCCCGGCCACGCGTTCGGCGGCTGCGAAAAGCTGGCGAAACTCACGCTGGAAGAGGGCGTCGCGGAGGTCGGCCCATACGCCTTTGCCGGCTGCCGCGCTCTGCGTGGGCTCGCAGTGCCCGAGGGCGTGACGGAGATAGGAGAAGGGGCTTTCGCAAACTGCCGGGCCTTAGAAAAGATAAAACTGCCTAAATCCCTGTCACGGCTGGGCGAGAAGGCCTTCGCCTCCTGTCCCTCCCTGCGCGAAGCGGAGATGCCGGAGGAAATCGCGGAGATCGGCGGCGGCCTCTTTGACGGCTGCCGCGCCCTCGCGGACGAAGAGGGCTTTGTGATCATCGACGGCGTCTGTTACGGCTGTCAGAGAACGGCCTTTGAGCTCGTCCTTCCCGCCGGCGTCCGCGCCGTGGCGAGCGGAGCTTTCAGGGACGGCGCGGGATACCGGGGCGTCACGCTGCCGGAGAGCGTCGAACGTGCGGGCGTCCGCGCCTTCGCCGGCTGCGCGGAGCTGCGCCGTCTCGTCCTCCCGGAAAAGGTGAAGGCGTTGGGACCGGAGCCCTTTGCGGGGTGTTCTTCGCTGCTCGTCGTGGAGGCTCCGGGGATCGCGCCGCGCGGCTTTGACGAAGAACGGGCGCGCCTTGCGGCGGCGCTCGGCTTCTGCGGCGCGGAGGAGAGGTATCGCGGCGGCGTTGCGCGCTCCTATTCCGTCTACGCGGAGGAGGAAAAAGAAAACCTCCTCAATGCCGCCATCGACAACGGCCTCGCGGATGCCGCCGCCTATTTCACGCGCCGCGCGCTGCTTTCGGCGGCGGAGTTCCGCGCGGCGCTGGAGCGCGCACAGCGGAAAAAAGAGGCGGAGATCGTGGCGCTGCTGCTCGCGTACGGCAACGACAAACTGCGCGGAGAAGACATCTTCGCCAAATATTCTTTAGACGATTGA
- a CDS encoding AAA family ATPase has protein sequence MNIAEAKEQIKDAMTAYFTKDEFGAYRIPVEKQRPIFMIGPPGVGKTAVMEQVAAELGVGLVSYSMTHHTRQSALGLPYITTREFGGEKYQVSEYTMSEIIGSVYRLMEETGVREGILFLDEINCVSETLAPCMLQFLQYKVFGQHRVPAGWIVVTAGNPPEYNKSVRDFDIVTWDRLKRIDVEPDYEVWKAYAEKKGVHPAVTTYLAARRKDFYKVESAADGKRFVTARGWDDLSEMMRLCEENGLAVNEKLIGQYLQEPKIAKDFAIYYDLFNKYRGDYQVGAILAGAADEAVLFRARQARLDERLSLIGLLFDALTAELRGVCDSEDALDSLTAELKKLCGLLAEEEGAPADTLDRQIAGLRAELEKGRRASSLPAAKQRTLLRVIAALEEYRASVIKSGAADGRAAFALVSESFAKSVARLKESASAAGAALDNVFDFCGKAFGEGDEMLIFVTELTAGYYSARFIGHYGCEKYYLHNRELRFQERDRELRDRAGKLDWTI, from the coding sequence TTGAACATAGCGGAGGCCAAAGAGCAGATAAAGGACGCGATGACCGCCTACTTTACAAAGGACGAATTCGGCGCTTACCGCATCCCGGTGGAAAAACAGCGCCCCATATTCATGATCGGGCCGCCCGGCGTCGGCAAGACCGCCGTCATGGAGCAGGTAGCCGCGGAGCTCGGCGTTGGCCTCGTCTCCTATTCCATGACCCACCATACGCGCCAGAGCGCGCTGGGCTTGCCCTACATCACGACGCGGGAGTTCGGCGGCGAAAAGTACCAGGTCTCCGAATATACGATGAGCGAGATAATCGGCTCCGTCTACCGCCTGATGGAGGAGACGGGGGTGAGGGAGGGCATCCTTTTCCTCGACGAGATCAACTGCGTCTCCGAAACGCTCGCCCCCTGTATGCTCCAGTTCCTTCAATATAAGGTATTCGGCCAGCACCGCGTCCCCGCGGGCTGGATCGTCGTCACCGCCGGCAACCCGCCGGAATACAACAAATCGGTGCGCGATTTCGACATCGTCACCTGGGACCGCCTGAAACGCATCGACGTCGAGCCCGATTACGAGGTCTGGAAGGCCTACGCGGAGAAAAAGGGCGTCCACCCCGCCGTCACCACCTACCTCGCGGCGCGCCGGAAGGATTTTTACAAGGTCGAAAGCGCGGCGGACGGCAAACGCTTCGTCACCGCGCGCGGCTGGGACGACCTCTCGGAGATGATGCGCCTCTGTGAGGAAAACGGCCTTGCCGTCAATGAAAAACTCATCGGCCAGTATCTGCAGGAGCCGAAGATCGCGAAGGACTTTGCCATCTATTACGACCTCTTCAATAAATACCGCGGCGACTATCAGGTAGGAGCGATCCTCGCCGGCGCGGCGGATGAGGCGGTGCTCTTTCGCGCGCGTCAGGCTCGGCTCGACGAGCGGCTGTCGCTGATCGGACTGCTCTTCGACGCGCTGACGGCGGAGCTGCGCGGCGTCTGTGACAGCGAGGATGCGCTTGATTCGCTGACCGCCGAACTGAAAAAACTGTGCGGGCTGCTGGCGGAGGAAGAGGGCGCGCCGGCTGATACGCTTGACAGGCAGATCGCCGGACTGCGCGCGGAGCTTGAAAAGGGCCGCCGCGCCTCTTCGCTGCCGGCGGCGAAACAGCGGACGCTGCTGCGCGTCATCGCCGCGCTGGAGGAATACCGCGCTTCGGTCATCAAAAGCGGCGCGGCGGACGGCAGGGCGGCCTTCGCCCTCGTCAGTGAGAGCTTCGCGAAATCCGTCGCGCGGCTCAAAGAAAGCGCGTCGGCGGCGGGCGCGGCGCTTGACAACGTATTTGACTTTTGCGGGAAAGCCTTCGGCGAGGGGGACGAGATGCTGATCTTCGTCACCGAGCTGACGGCGGGCTACTACAGCGCGCGCTTCATCGGCCACTACGGCTGTGAGAAATATTATCTGCATAACAGAGAACTCCGTTTTCAGGAGCGGGACCGGGAGCTGCGCGACCGCGCCGGCAAACTGGACTGGACGATATAG